In bacterium, the DNA window CCATGCGATGGGCCGCCATCAGCGCCACGTCGGGCCGGCCGCCGGATGAAGTTCCGCCGGCGCCGTTCGCTGATGCCGCGGATCGACTGGCGGCGCAGCCTCGAACCATCTGGACCGCTGAAGGGCCAGCTGTGGACGCGATCGGAGAAGGCCCTGCGCGAACCCGATGTGCGCTGGGCGTGGCGCGGGCTGGCGGTGGGGGCGGCGGTCGCCGAAGCGGCGCTGCTGGCTTGGCTGTGGTTCGGCCCGGCCCTTTCCGTGCGGGCGGTGGAGGTCGCCGGCGCGCATCACATGACCAGGGCGGAGGTGGCACGCGTCCTGGGTCTCGGCGAGGGTCGGTCGGTGCTGGCGGTGGACGGCGAGGCGGACCGGCAGCGCCTGCTGGACCAGACCTGGGTGCGGACGGCCTCCGTCGAGCCGCGGCTGCCGGGCACGATCCTGATCCAGATCAGCGAGTGGCAGCCCGTCGCGGCCTACCACGCGGGCAAGAGCAGCAAGCTCTTCCTGCTGTCGAGCCAGGCGGTCGTCCTCGGCCCGGCCTCGGCCGCCGGCGCCCTGGTCGACGTTCAGGGTCCGGGCGGAGCGGACCCGAAAGCGGGCGCCCGGCCGCTC includes these proteins:
- a CDS encoding FtsQ-type POTRA domain-containing protein, whose product is MKFRRRRSLMPRIDWRRSLEPSGPLKGQLWTRSEKALREPDVRWAWRGLAVGAAVAEAALLAWLWFGPALSVRAVEVAGAHHMTRAEVARVLGLGEGRSVLAVDGEADRQRLLDQTWVRTASVEPRLPGTILIQISEWQPVAAYHAGKSSKLFLLSSQAVVLGPASAAGALVDVQGPGGADPKAGARPLDPLLLTALVNIQRELPSLIGQEVGGFTFDSCGVLTLEAKRGWKVYFGRVLTPEEFASLHDKLAALKAINGNGNVDYNSSDLAYVNVMNPAEPAVAYKSREAAAPSPSPGTTSPPSPSPAAVCK